In Rubripirellula tenax, the following are encoded in one genomic region:
- a CDS encoding RNA recognition motif domain-containing protein, whose protein sequence is MGRKLYCGNLSFNVSSSDLEELFAQFGTVDSAQVITDRDTGRSKGFGFVEMGTDEEAQAAINGLHEKEHDGRSLTVNEARPREDRGGGGGGGGGRGGYGGGGGGGGRGGYGGGGGGGGGRGGDRGGYGGGGGGRGGDRY, encoded by the coding sequence TTGGGAAGGAAATTGTATTGCGGAAACTTGAGCTTTAATGTCTCGAGTTCCGACCTCGAAGAGTTGTTTGCTCAGTTCGGGACGGTTGATAGTGCGCAGGTCATCACTGATCGCGACACAGGCCGAAGTAAAGGTTTCGGGTTTGTTGAAATGGGCACCGATGAGGAAGCCCAGGCAGCCATCAATGGTCTGCACGAAAAGGAACACGATGGTCGTTCGCTGACCGTTAACGAAGCTCGCCCACGCGAAGATCGTGGCGGCGGCGGTGGCGGTGGTGGTGGACGCGGCGGCTACGGTGGTGGCGGCGGCGGCGGTGGCCGTGGTGGCTACGGTGGTGGCGGCGGTGGCGGTGGCGGACGCGGTGGTGACCGCGGCGGCTACGGCGGCGGTGGTGGCGGACGTGGTGGCGATCGCTACTAG